The Chryseobacterium indologenes genomic sequence GACCTTAACAAAAGAAGAGGTACTATCAGTGGTCAGGAAGAAAAGAACGGTGCTGTTGTAATCAAAGGTTCTGTTCCACTTTCTGAAATGTTTGGATACGTAACAACTCTAAGAACACTTTCATCAGGAAGAGCTACTTCTTCTATGGAATTAGAGAAGTACCAGGCTACTCCACAAAACGTTGCTGAAGAAATCATAGCTAAAGCAAAAGGTTAATTTTTAAATTAAAGAAATGTCACAAAGAATCAGAATAAAACTAAAATCTTACGATTACAACTTGGTAGACAAGTCTGCTGAGAAAATCGTAAAAACGGTAAAGGCTACTGGTGCTGTTGTAAACGGTCCAATTCCATTGCCAACAAATAAGAGAATCTTCACAGTGTTGAGATCTCCGCACGTAAACAAGAAGGCTAGAGAGCAGTTCCAGTTATCAGCTCACAAGAGACTAATGGATATCTACTCTTCTTCTTCTAAAACTGTTGATGCTCTAATGAAATTAGAACTTCCTTCAGGAGTAGACGTTGAAATTAAAGTGTGATAATTGCATACTTTGCAATGATTATAGAATCCGTTCCTATTTTAGGAACGGATTTTTTTTGCTATAAAAAGTCTCAGAATATTTAAAATAGAAGGTTGAAGTTATAAAACTTTACTTTTTTTCAATTTAATGATCCGTAACCATAAAGCAGGTTTTAAGTGGTATAACTATTCATCTGGTTAATAGATTGTGTTATTTTGAATGTTTCTAAATAACACTTTATGATCTGATATTGATTAGTCTTTTGTGGGTGACATATGTCACTTTACATTGTTTATTTAGAATGAATAAAAACAATAAATTTGCAAAAAATTATCAGATGAATAAAGTAGTATCCTTTTCTCTGCTTGTATTGGGTGGGGTTTTTGTAAACGCACAGAAAGTGAATGATTCTATTAAGAAGTCAAAAGACATTGAAGAAGTAGAATTATTTGGTGAAAGAAAAAAACAGCCGCAAGGTTTAGATGCAATTACCAGATTGCCATTGAAAACCAGAGATCAGATTCAGAGTATTTCTGTAATCTCTCACAAAGCAATCGAAGAATTGGGTGCGCTTACCGTTACAGATGTTGCTAAAAACGTACCTGGAGTAACGTTATTCTCAAGTTATGGAGGTGGTAACGAAAGTATGTCTATCAGGGGATACCGTGGTGTTCCCGTATTGAAAAACGGAGTTCAGATGGATTCGGACTTCCGTACTGCAGGAATGATGACAGATATGCAGGGAGTTGAAAGTATCCAGGTCATCAAAGGTTCTGCTGCAGTTAGTCAGGGAATCGGAAATGGTCTAGGATCTGCCGGTGGAGTTATCAACGTGGTGACAAAAAGACCCCAGTTCATTGATCAGACTAACGTAGGGTTCCGTTATGGGAGCTGGGATTTTTACAGACCTACCGTAGACTTCCAGAGAGTGTTGGATTCTCAGGGTAAAGTGGCGGTAAGATTCAATGGTGCTTATCAGAACAACAATTCTTTTAGAAGCCATGTTTCAGGAGAAAGAATATATGTCAATCCTTCAGTGGCTTTCCGTCCGGATGATAAAACGTTAATCAATGTGGAGATGGACTATCTTCATGATAAAAGAACTCCGGATAGAGGAACTATCAACGCTGCTCCCGGAAATGTGGAAGCATTATACCATATGCCAAAAGGTAAATTTTTAGGATATGCCTCCGACTATATGAAAACGCAGACCTATAACTTCTCCACTACAGCAGTAAGACAGCTTACCGATAAACTAAAACTAAGGGTTGCTTATGTGAATTCTGTTACCAATACAGATAACTTAGCTTCATCCATTGCTCTGCCTAAGGGAGAAACAAATTATAATATTAGACAACGTACCATTGGAAGATCCGAATCTGAAGATATTAACAGAGTTTTACAGTTAGACTTCATTGGAGAAAAAGTTAAAACAGGAATTATCAATCACACTTTCCAGGTAGGATTTGACTGGAGGGAGACCGAAACTTCTTCGGTAGCATATAATATTTATGGTAACGGAAAGTTAATCACTGCTCCTACCTTATTGATCGATAATAAAGCATTCCAATCTATTCCATTAGATCGTTTTGATGTTGTTAATGGTACTATTCCTAATCAGCTTCCGGTTGAGTTAAGCTTTGAGGCATTAGGTCGTTCCAATCCTATCTTGACACCAAGTATCGGAGCAATGGCTCAGGATGTAATGTCAATAGGTAAATATGTGAAAGCTCACTTAGGAATTCGTTACAGCAGATTAAATGGTTCCTCAAGTCAAACGGTTGATACCTGGAACCCATCTTTTGGATTAATTGTTTCTCCTATTGAAAATATTAATGTTTTCGGATCATATACAACCACCACTTCGTTAAGAGCAGCTAATAATATTCTTCAGGCAGGTGGATTTGTAGGGGCATCACATACTAAACAATGGGAAGCAGGAATTAAATCTGACTGGTTTAATGAGCGTTTGAGATTTAACGTGACGTGGTTCGATATTAACACAGAAAATTTATCATTTCAGATATTGGATGATAACTACCAGCCGATCAGAGATGCTAATAAAAATGTATTGTACGGATTGGCAGGTAATTTGAGAAGAAAAGGTTTGGAAGTAGAGTTGATCGGAAGAATCCTACCCAATTTACAAGTAATGTCAGGATGGGCTTATCTTGATGCTCAATATCAGGACAGTCCTGCATACGTAAACGGTTCAAGACCGATGAATGCACCAAAACACACGGCTAATGCATGGTTAAATTATAAATTTAATACAGGAATTCTGGATGGGGTAGATGTAGGTGCCGGAATTTATTATGTGGGAAGCCGTCCGGTAGATGAGTGGACCCAGAAAACGTTTACTGCCGGACACGTAAATAGTGTACAACCCGGTGTACAGCCATTCGATATGCCGGAATATACTACGGTAGATGCTCAGGTAGGATATACCCTGAAAAACGGAATGGGGCTGAGAGTATTCTTCAACAACATTTTTGATAGAGTAGGATATAGTTCTTATTTCAGAGGTGGATACATCGACCAGATTCAGCCTAGAAACTTTGCGGTACAGGTTAACTATAAATTCTAATCAACAAAATCATTCATATGAAAAGTGTAAAAACATTATGTATAGCTGTAGCTCTTGGAGCAGTTGCTATGTCATGCTCAGGAGATAAGAAAAAAGGAATCGACTATAACCAGTTCAAAACCAAAGTACAGCTTACTCCCGATCAGACGAAGAGTTTTGATGAAATCACCAAAAAATACCAGGACCTTCAGGAACAAAACTTCCAGGCTGCGAAAGCACAGGGAGGAAATATGGACCGTGTGGCTCTGGGAATTAAAAATGAAGAGTTGAGAGCCCAGCAGTCAATAGAAATGGCTAAGGTTTTGGATGGTCCTCAGATGGAACAATTCAACAAGTTCGTTGATGAAAATTCCAGAAAGAGACCAAGATACGATAATGCCTTATTGCAAAGAATCAAAACGGAAGCTCAACTTTCAGAGGACGAATTCAAAGTAGTAAACGCTGCCAATGATGCATTTGAAAAAGCTTTTAATGATGCTCATGATGTGTACCACGGAAACAATGACCTGGCAAAAGAATACTGGGACAAATTCGATGCACAAAGAAAAGCGGCTATTCAAAAGCATTAACCCCTGAACACTATACAAAATTCGAGGAGATTGTAAAAGATGTTCAGTTTAAAGGAAGAAAATAATATGTTTTAAGTTTTGAATGCAGGAAAAAGAGATGTTTTGTAAAATAAACGTTTTTTTTGACCGGCTTCACTCAGAATCATATTAACTTTTTTAATTTATTCATATCAATTTTAATTTTGGAAAACATTAAGACGGTAACGCGTCTTAATGTTTTTGCTATTAAGCCCCCTATGAAATTATTACTTAAAAGTCTTTACAGGAAAAAAAGGAAAAATGAATCTGTCACTAAGTATCTGATGTGGCTGATGCACCTGTGGCTGGGTCTTTTATCAAGTATTATTGTTTTTGTGATGTGCCTTACCGGTTGTCTGTATGCCTTTAAAAATCAGGTTATCGATTTTAGCAACAGGGATAAAGTGTATATCAGTGCAACGGCTGAAAAAACTAAAAATGCTGACTTGATTCAGGCCGAACTGTTAAGAGAGAACAAACAATTAACGTCTTTACTGATTCCTGCAGACAAAGGAAGAAGTTACGTCATCGGCTACCGTGAAAATCAACTGGACAAAAGTGCTTATTATAATCAATACACAGGAGAGTTGCTGGGCCAGGCTGATGTTGGTTCCGGTCGTTTCTTTGAACTTGTACTCGATCTCCACAGAAACCTTATGTTGGGTAATGTGGGAAGACAGATTGTAGGAGCATCGGTACTGATCTTTTGTATCCTGTTGATCTCAGGGTTGATATTATGGTTGCCCAAAAAGCTGAAGTTTTTGAAACAGGGCTTAACGGTAATGTGGAAAGCAAAGTTTCAACGCGTTAATTATGACCTGCACAATACCCTTGGTTTTTATACCTTTCTGATGCTTTTCTTTATGGCTGTCACCGGATTATATGTTACCTATCCATGGGTGAAGAATGGTCTTATTGTAGGGCTTGGAGGAACATCGATAGATAATATTGCTCAAGAGAAAGATAATGCAGATGATCCTTTCGGAGGACTTTTGGAAGATATGCTTCAAAAGCAGGATGAAAAGAAAAACCTCAAGAATTCTGCTTCAGCATCCATTGATATGATTTTACATCTTGCTGACCAGCATTTGCCTTATAAAGCTGTTACCAGCGTAGAACTTCCCAATAAAGAAAATCCGAGATATGTTGTCATTAAAACCAATACTCAGAACGCTTTGGGGATGATGTTTCCCGATGAAGTAACTTTTGATAAAACAGGAGTTTTCAAAACGAAAGAATTATTTTCAGACAAACCCCTGAACAAGCAGTTTACTGCTTTGGCAAAACCTCTGCATACGGGGGAAATCATGGGATTACCAAGCATCATTATTTATTGTATTGTATCCCTCATCGGATGCTCTCTGCCGGTGACGGGATTCCTGATATGGTGGCACAGGTACAGCAAGATGAACAATACATAGATCAGCTGGAAAAATTAAAGAGGAGTTTTTTAACTTCTCTTTTCTGTTTTTATATACCTCATTTTTTATTTTTGTTTCATCAGATTCATGTTAATTTTATACATTTATTAGAAGAAAAATAAATAGTATGGGACATAAGAAGAATCAGTTTTTTGAAAAATTTTCAAACTGGGCTGTGAAATTTACAGGCAGTGCATATGCCTTTGTCGGGGCTTTCCTTATTGTCGTTCTATGGGCATTTTCCGGACCATTCTTTGATTACTCGGAAACCTGGCAGCTGGTCATTAATACCGGTACTACAATCATCACTTTTCTGATGGTATTCCTTATTCAGAAAGCGCAGAATAAAGATTCCAAAGCCATACAGATCAAATTAAATGAACTCCTTGCTGCGCATGAAAAAGCGAGCAATAGAATAGTGGACATCGAAGATCTTACAGAAGTAGAGCTGGATCAGCTTCACCATTACTATGAACAGCTCGCCCAGTTGTCTAAAAAAGATTTGGATATACATACCTCTCACTCCATTGATGCTGCCCAGAGAAATCATGATTATAAGTATGATTTTTTTAAACGAAAGCATGAAGAATGGCTGCAAAAACAGGAACAACAAAAAAAGGAATCAAACTGATTCCTTTTTACTATAAGTTGACAGAATAGAGACCGGTAACTTAATTATCTCATAAAATAACTGAAGTAACTGCAACTACCCATAAGGCTTCTTGCTGCTTCCGTATCTCCATATTGAGTTTTTAACTGTGCAAAATATGTTCTGTACTTCTGATTTTTAAGATTGTCAAGTTCTTTCTGATAGGCGGCCTCTTTTTCTGACCATTTAGGATCAGAATAGTCATATTCTCTTTTGTTTTTTGCTTCATATTGATAATATTTACCCTGCTCAGCACTTGCCATCTGGAAGAGAATCCTTGCTTTTTCTTCTTTATTGTTAGAAAGCTTAAGGGCCTTTTGGTAATAATTGATGGACAGATCAAAATTATCAGGTTCAATAAAGATGGTATTCAGGAAATCCTTGTAATAATATTGGTATGGGTTGGTTCGGTCTGTTGTCCAGAAATGGTACTTTCCTCCGTTACTATTATCGATATCCATTACAAACAATTGTCTGTAATATCCCAAAACTGAAGTGTTGTAAAGAAGGTTTCCGATCAGCTGATTCGCTTTCGCTGCTTTCTCATCATTTCCGCTTCCGATCTTTTTAAGCTGAATAAGGCTGTTGGCCAGGTCGAGCTTGTTCATATTACTCTTAATAAATGGAAAGTCCGAATAATTTTCAGCTTTCATTGTTTCCGTATCCCCGCTCTCAAAACTTTCCCAAACATTATGTCCGAAAACAAGATCTGAAATATTATTGAAACCGTTGTATTCAGTGGAAGCATATTGTTTTTGGCTGATCTTCTGGCCATCTTTTTCCGTCCATTCGTAGTTTTGTCTTGGTATTCCGGTGAAGTTCTGGGCTTTTTCATAATATGATTTTGCTTTCTCAAAGTCGGCAAGTCTCATCTTCCTGTCACCATAAATCATATTGAAGAAGGCATCAATATTTCCTACGCTATCCATATTTTTCGCTATGACCTGCTGCTCAAACTGACTTTTATTTGGCTTTCTGTAAAAATCTTCAACACTCTTCACCAAATCTGAATTCGGGTTATACTGCAAATCTGAAAGTTTATTGTTCATCAGGAAAGATTTTCCGTCTTCTCCCTGAAGGAAATAACGGTTGGCCAGCACATCTTTAAGGAAGCGTGCCGTTGACGGTGCACTTCCGTAATAATCGGAAACTGAATTAGCAGTAGTGGCAGTATCTTTTTTACCCTCTTTTTCTACAAAATACTGAGGGTAATCTTTCATTAAATGGTCTTCGTAGGCTGCATCAATTTTAGGCTGGGATACAATGTCATTCAGAACTTTCATTCTTTTGATTTCTTCCAGATATTCCGGATTGGTTGTTTTAATATCATTCAGAATTTCAGAACTGGCTTTATAGTCTTTCTTCAGGAACTTAAGGTAAGCGTCCGCAATCTGCCAGTATTCATCACCGGACTTTTCTTTTGTTTTTTCAGTGAACTTTTCAAGGTCATCCAGGAAGTCCTGATTTTTAGTATCGTAATAATAATTGGCACGGGTATAGAAAGGGATCCTGTCCGGATTGCTGAATAATGCATCATCACTCAGGTCTGATTTGTTACTATTGCTATTTTTGTCAGATGAAGAACTTCCGAAAAGGTTCTTGAAAAACCTCACTATTTTTTGCCAGAAAGAGATCTTTTCTTCCTTGACTACCGGTGCTGCTTTATCTTTTGAATCGTTGGTTTCTGTATTTCCTTTCTGAACCGCACTTTTCTCTGATGCTGATTCAGAATAATAATAAGTAGGAAGGTAATTTCTTTCCAGCTCATTAATAGCCCTTGCAGCCATCACCTTTAAGATCTCCGAATCAGGATTGATATCATACATCTTTTCCATAGTCGGAATAGGATTGGTGTATTCTTCATATCCCAAAAGAAAATAGGCCATATTTTTCTCTTCATTGCTGCCTGCCCTTTTCATGATATTATTGAAAGAAGCCGTATCTGAAAGTTTCATAGATACAAAAGCAGACTCTTTACGATCTTTACTGTTCATGAACACCTGGAAGAAGTTCCAGTTGGCATCACCGTTCATTTCAAGGCCTCTTTGAGCTCCCGCCAGCTGATCCAAAGCCATAAAGTAAACAGTTCCCCTCAGTTTGATGGGCGTTACATAGGTATTAAAGGCTTTTACGGCAGAATCATAGTTTCTGGTATAGTGATTCAGACGCACCAGCTGATAGCCGTAGCGTTGTTTGATCTCAGGATTTCTGGCCGCAGTATACAGCGATGTTAAAGCTGAGATCGTTTTATCATAATCAAGGGCAGTGGCATTTTTCCGGTTGGCATCCCTGTCATAATAAAATGAATTTTCACTTTCGATATAATTGATGCTCATATAAGGTTCCAGATATTTGGCTTCAATTAAATAATCAATACCTTCCTTATATTTCTGATAGGACCCGTTGCCTAATTTGAGAAGCAATGGATTAGCAGGATTACCATTTTTAAGCGCATTCAGGTCACTCATACTCATTTTGTACACAAGATTTTGTGTCTCGGAATAAGTAAGCTGGTTATTAAAGAACTTTTTCCATGTTTCAATATTGTCATCAGGAATCAAGGAAGGGCTGTATTCTCTATAGAACCGATCAGAATACGTCCGCAGAAACGGAAGATATGATTTATCTTTAATAATGCTTTGGGTGAAAAGGTTGAAATAATCATAATCAGGATCCGACCACGCGCAGGCGTCAGATTGGGTATAGAAAAGTGATACAACCGCAAGTGAAAGAATATACTTTTTCATAGGGTTTGTCGTGTTTTTAGTTTTTTTGTAATTGATGTTTATGATCCCGGGCATTGTAATGCCTCTATCTTTTGAAGATTTAAAATTTTCGATCTGACACAAATTTACTATCTAATTGATAATAAATTACATTAAAAGTAGGGATTTTTTTCTCTAAAAACTGAATCACCTCTTCAAGTTGTTCTTCAGATATTTCTTCTACTTTTATGGTAAATCCCTTGTTTAAATATCTTCCAAAATAGAAACCGTCTTTTGTGATTTCCGCTTCATATTCAGAGATCTTTTTAAAATCGGGGTTTTCAAGATCCTTTTTAGATAACGCATTGATGAGTTTATGTTTGTCGAGATGATTCGTTACAATTCCCCATGAATAGATGGGTAACGCAACGTCAATGTTCTTGATGGGATAATCTTCCAGTTTTGAAAGGTAACTTTTGAGAATATTGACATCCAGGATTGAATTTTTATCAGACTTTTCCAGAGGAGATGAAG encodes the following:
- the rpsJ gene encoding 30S ribosomal protein S10, which codes for MSQRIRIKLKSYDYNLVDKSAEKIVKTVKATGAVVNGPIPLPTNKRIFTVLRSPHVNKKAREQFQLSAHKRLMDIYSSSSKTVDALMKLELPSGVDVEIKV
- a CDS encoding TonB-dependent siderophore receptor, coding for MNKVVSFSLLVLGGVFVNAQKVNDSIKKSKDIEEVELFGERKKQPQGLDAITRLPLKTRDQIQSISVISHKAIEELGALTVTDVAKNVPGVTLFSSYGGGNESMSIRGYRGVPVLKNGVQMDSDFRTAGMMTDMQGVESIQVIKGSAAVSQGIGNGLGSAGGVINVVTKRPQFIDQTNVGFRYGSWDFYRPTVDFQRVLDSQGKVAVRFNGAYQNNNSFRSHVSGERIYVNPSVAFRPDDKTLINVEMDYLHDKRTPDRGTINAAPGNVEALYHMPKGKFLGYASDYMKTQTYNFSTTAVRQLTDKLKLRVAYVNSVTNTDNLASSIALPKGETNYNIRQRTIGRSESEDINRVLQLDFIGEKVKTGIINHTFQVGFDWRETETSSVAYNIYGNGKLITAPTLLIDNKAFQSIPLDRFDVVNGTIPNQLPVELSFEALGRSNPILTPSIGAMAQDVMSIGKYVKAHLGIRYSRLNGSSSQTVDTWNPSFGLIVSPIENINVFGSYTTTTSLRAANNILQAGGFVGASHTKQWEAGIKSDWFNERLRFNVTWFDINTENLSFQILDDNYQPIRDANKNVLYGLAGNLRRKGLEVELIGRILPNLQVMSGWAYLDAQYQDSPAYVNGSRPMNAPKHTANAWLNYKFNTGILDGVDVGAGIYYVGSRPVDEWTQKTFTAGHVNSVQPGVQPFDMPEYTTVDAQVGYTLKNGMGLRVFFNNIFDRVGYSSYFRGGYIDQIQPRNFAVQVNYKF
- a CDS encoding PepSY domain-containing protein, coding for MKLLLKSLYRKKRKNESVTKYLMWLMHLWLGLLSSIIVFVMCLTGCLYAFKNQVIDFSNRDKVYISATAEKTKNADLIQAELLRENKQLTSLLIPADKGRSYVIGYRENQLDKSAYYNQYTGELLGQADVGSGRFFELVLDLHRNLMLGNVGRQIVGASVLIFCILLISGLILWLPKKLKFLKQGLTVMWKAKFQRVNYDLHNTLGFYTFLMLFFMAVTGLYVTYPWVKNGLIVGLGGTSIDNIAQEKDNADDPFGGLLEDMLQKQDEKKNLKNSASASIDMILHLADQHLPYKAVTSVELPNKENPRYVVIKTNTQNALGMMFPDEVTFDKTGVFKTKELFSDKPLNKQFTALAKPLHTGEIMGLPSIIIYCIVSLIGCSLPVTGFLIWWHRYSKMNNT
- a CDS encoding low affinity iron permease family protein; this encodes MGHKKNQFFEKFSNWAVKFTGSAYAFVGAFLIVVLWAFSGPFFDYSETWQLVINTGTTIITFLMVFLIQKAQNKDSKAIQIKLNELLAAHEKASNRIVDIEDLTEVELDQLHHYYEQLAQLSKKDLDIHTSHSIDAAQRNHDYKYDFFKRKHEEWLQKQEQQKKESN